The genomic region GAATTATAGCGGATATCGGATATAAATCTGATGCATTTGTTCCTAAATCGCAATTGTCACTTAATCCAAACATAAGAATAAGCGATGATTTTAATGTAGGAGATGAAATCAATCTATATATAATAAAAAGAGAAGATGAAAATGGTGATGTTTTAGCTTCAAAGGTAAAAGCAGACACCGAATTAGCTGAAGAAAGATTAAATACATCATTTAAAAATGGAGATATATTAAATGGAAAAATAATTGAAGTAGTAAAAGGGGGTGTTGTTGCCGAAGTATTAGGAGTTAAAGCATTTATACCAGCATCACAACTTGATATGCATTATGTGGATGATTTAAACTCATATTTAGGAGAAAAAATTGAAGTAAAAATCATTGATTATATTCCAAGCAAAAAATTAGTTGCATCAAGGAGAATCGTTTTAGAAGAAGAAAAAAGCAAAAAGAAAGAAACTTTGCTAAAGAACATACGAGAAGGGCAAGTTATCAACGGCGTAGTAAGATCAATTGCAAAATTTGGTGTCTTTGTTGATTTAGGTGGTATTGATGGTTTGATTCCATTAAGAGAAATTTCTTGGAGTAAAAATGTGAATATAAATGATGTATTGCATATTGGCGATAGAGTAGATGTTTATGTTGATAAAATAGATCAAGAAAAAATAACGCTAAATTTGAAAAAGCTTTTTCCAGATCCGTGGGTGAATATTAATGAGAAGTTTAAAGTTGGAGATATTATATTGGGTATTATAACAAATGTGACTACATTTGGTGCTTTTGTAGAGATTTCCGAAGGGTTAGAGGGGTTAGCGCACAAAAATGATTTAATAAAAAATGTCAAAGAGTATAAAATAGGGGACGAAATTACAGTCGAAATAATTAGCTTTGACTCAGAAAAGAAAAAGTTAAGCTTGAAGGAAGTTGAAAAAAACAGTGAATCTTATGACTTAGAAAGAGAAGAATTAAATGTAACAATAAAGGATAGAATACAAAACATAAATAATTATTCATAGGTGTTATGTAAAATACCTTGACAAAAGACAAAAATCTGATAAAATTTATCTTATTGAATATCTATACTTTTAAAATGCGAGGAGGCAAGATAAAAGAATGAATGCTTTGGGTCGCCACATACTGGCAGAGATTTATGGTTGCGATGAAAATGTTCTTGATGATTGTGAATTAATAGAAGACATAATGGTAAAAGCAGCTATAGAAGCAGGTGCCGAAGTCCGTGAAGTTGCTTTCCATAAATTTAGCCCCCAGGGCGTTAGTGGAGTCGTTGTTATTTCTGAATCACATATAACAATTCATACTTGGCCGGAATTAGGGTATGCAGCTGTTGATGTGTTTACGTGTGGAGATAATGTAAATCCGTGGAATGCATGTAATTATTTAACCAAGATGTTGAAGGCGAAGAATATGACTGCTACTGAAGTAAAAAGAGGGGTTTTTGAACAACCTGTCAAAGTTGTAAATTTGTAATTTGCAAAAAAAATTATTTTATGTATATTTGACAATTTATGTGTTAATAATATTAATGAACCTCACAAAATACATTGAGACCCCCTTTACATCATTTGAGTGGCTAAGTTTAGCCACTTTTTTTATCATGGTTAGACACTTGGAGGTGTACTTGATTTGAATTATGACGAGTTTTTGCAGAAAATATTTAATTTAACCGGTATAGATTTATCTCTTTATAAAGAAAAACAAATGAAGAGAAGAGTCGATTCGTTTATTGCAAATAACAATTGTAAAAATTACGATGTTTTTTATGAGATACTAACTAAGGATACGAAAATTTACAGAGAGTTTTTGAAATATATTACGATAAATGTGACAGAGTTTTTTAGAAATTTAGAACAATGGATGATTTTAAAAAACGAAATATTACCTAAAATTATCAAAAAGAACATGAAGATTTGGAGTGCTGCTTGTTCTACAGGTGAAGAAGCATATAGCCTTGCTATGTTGCTATCAGATTTTATAGATTTAAGAGAAATCAACATCATTGCTACTGATATTGATGATGTAGTGCTTGAGAAAGCAAAAAAGGGGATTTATAACAATAAAAGTATTGAAAAAATTCCAGAAGAATATATGAAATATTTTACTAAATTAGATGAAAATAATTTTGTTATTTCTGAAGAGTTGAGAAAAAATATTGTGTTTAAAAAGCACAATTTGTTACTTGATAAATATCCAGATAGCGTAGATTTGATTGTATGTAGAAATGTATTAATATATTTTAATGATAAGGCTAAAGAAGAAATTTATAAAAAATTTTATTCTAGCTTGAGTTCAAATGGAATCCTCTTTGTGGGAAGCACAGAACAAATCATTTTTCCTTACAAATATAATTTTGCTCCAATAAAAACTTTTTTTTACAAAAAAATTTCTAAGTGAAATCGAGCTTAATTTTGCATTGTTCTTATAGTATAATATTATTTGAATTAGTGTAAGTCTTTATAGATAAATACAAATATAAGCATTTACAATAGATTTTATTTTGCGGAGGTATGCATCTGATGAGTGAAAGAAAAGAGATTATAGTTACAGAAGAAGACATAAAAAAACAAAAAGATATAATAAATCAAATGGCTATTTTAAATAAAGATAAATATTTGAAATTTCACATAGAAACATATGGATGTCAGATGAACGTCCATGATTCAGAAAAATTAGCCGGCATGTTAACAGAAATGGGATACCAACATACTGATAATTTAGAGGATGCTGATGTCATACTTTTTAATACTTGCTGTGTCAGACAACATGCGGAAATAAGAATTTTTGGAAGAGTATCTCAGCTTAAAGAGCTTAAACAAAGAAAACCAAACATTATTTTAGGCATTTGCGGATGTATGATGCAGGAAAAAGAAGTTGTAGAGGCAATTAGAAAGGATTATCCATATATTGATATGGTTTTTGGGACGCATAATTTGTTTAAGTTCCCAGAACTTTTACAGGAAGCACTAAATTCCGATACAACAGTTATAGATATTTGGGATGATAATAGCAATATTGTAGAAGATATTCCTATAAGGCGCGCAGAAGGTTTAAAGGCATGGGTAAATATCATATATGGATGCAATAATT from Thermoanaerobacterium sp. PSU-2 harbors:
- a CDS encoding protein-glutamate O-methyltransferase CheR gives rise to the protein MNYDEFLQKIFNLTGIDLSLYKEKQMKRRVDSFIANNNCKNYDVFYEILTKDTKIYREFLKYITINVTEFFRNLEQWMILKNEILPKIIKKNMKIWSAACSTGEEAYSLAMLLSDFIDLREINIIATDIDDVVLEKAKKGIYNNKSIEKIPEEYMKYFTKLDENNFVISEELRKNIVFKKHNLLLDKYPDSVDLIVCRNVLIYFNDKAKEEIYKKFYSSLSSNGILFVGSTEQIIFPYKYNFAPIKTFFYKKISK
- the speD gene encoding adenosylmethionine decarboxylase; this encodes MNALGRHILAEIYGCDENVLDDCELIEDIMVKAAIEAGAEVREVAFHKFSPQGVSGVVVISESHITIHTWPELGYAAVDVFTCGDNVNPWNACNYLTKMLKAKNMTATEVKRGVFEQPVKVVNL
- a CDS encoding S1 RNA-binding domain-containing protein codes for the protein MDDFMNEYTFNEIHAGDIVKGKIIKILNDGIIADIGYKSDAFVPKSQLSLNPNIRISDDFNVGDEINLYIIKREDENGDVLASKVKADTELAEERLNTSFKNGDILNGKIIEVVKGGVVAEVLGVKAFIPASQLDMHYVDDLNSYLGEKIEVKIIDYIPSKKLVASRRIVLEEEKSKKKETLLKNIREGQVINGVVRSIAKFGVFVDLGGIDGLIPLREISWSKNVNINDVLHIGDRVDVYVDKIDQEKITLNLKKLFPDPWVNINEKFKVGDIILGIITNVTTFGAFVEISEGLEGLAHKNDLIKNVKEYKIGDEITVEIISFDSEKKKLSLKEVEKNSESYDLEREELNVTIKDRIQNINNYS